The Tenacibaculum jejuense genome includes a window with the following:
- a CDS encoding alpha/beta hydrolase family protein: MKLKIFSLFLFFSYIISFAQSERRILNFDFEGIKLEGVFNTPKNKNPKGIVIIVHGSGKTNAVQQEWHLDVRNAILKAGYATYMWDKMGCGKSEGVFNYNQSVQNSADEVIAAIKSLKKQKIKGADRIGLWGISRAGWINPIVINKFKNISFWISVSGVGPKESFAYLFKENLKTEGVTKDSIHILQNELKESYRITHSGGSFKDYMNATKNLRKNKFLKRFNEGRVVTEKGYLAYQKEFMKMPFDYKTNLQIYVQDFESELLKIKCPVLALFGEKDTQVDWKKTKALYQKTLGKTTHFTTKSFPNCNHNLFTCKTGGFYEFQDDNLPWIRSENFLSTITNWLNKIEEKI; this comes from the coding sequence ATGAAATTGAAAATATTTAGCTTATTCTTATTTTTTAGTTATATAATTTCTTTTGCTCAAAGCGAAAGAAGAATTTTAAATTTTGATTTTGAAGGAATTAAACTTGAAGGAGTTTTCAATACTCCAAAGAATAAGAATCCGAAAGGTATAGTAATTATAGTACATGGTTCTGGGAAAACAAATGCGGTTCAACAAGAATGGCATCTTGATGTCAGAAATGCTATTTTAAAAGCTGGATATGCAACTTACATGTGGGATAAAATGGGTTGTGGTAAAAGTGAAGGTGTATTTAATTACAATCAATCTGTACAAAACAGCGCAGATGAGGTTATAGCAGCTATTAAGTCCTTAAAAAAGCAAAAGATTAAAGGTGCCGATAGGATAGGTTTGTGGGGAATTAGTAGAGCAGGGTGGATAAATCCTATTGTAATTAATAAATTTAAAAATATTAGTTTTTGGATATCTGTAAGTGGAGTAGGACCCAAAGAAAGTTTTGCGTATTTATTCAAAGAGAATTTAAAAACTGAAGGTGTAACTAAAGATTCTATACATATTTTACAGAACGAATTAAAAGAGAGTTATAGAATTACACATTCTGGCGGAAGTTTTAAAGACTATATGAATGCCACTAAAAATCTAAGAAAGAATAAGTTTTTAAAGAGATTTAATGAAGGAAGAGTTGTTACCGAAAAGGGATATCTAGCGTATCAAAAAGAGTTTATGAAAATGCCTTTTGATTATAAAACGAATCTTCAAATTTACGTTCAAGATTTTGAGTCAGAATTGTTAAAAATTAAATGTCCTGTTTTAGCTTTGTTTGGGGAAAAAGATACACAAGTTGATTGGAAGAAAACAAAAGCTTTGTATCAGAAAACTTTAGGAAAAACTACACATTTTACAACAAAATCATTTCCCAATTGTAACCATAATTTATTTACATGTAAAACCGGAGGGTTTTATGAGTTTCAAGATGACAATTTACCTTGGATAAGATCTGAAAACTTCTTGTCTACTATAACAAATTGGTTAAATAAAATTGAAGAGAAGATATAA
- a CDS encoding pyridoxal phosphate-dependent aminotransferase, protein MPSISDKGNSMPQSPIRKLVPFAEDAKKRGVKVFHLNIGQPDIKTPQVALDAVKNNNIEVLSYARSEGSETYRNKLSEYYDKNGISVTANDIIATTGGSEALLFTIGSITDPGDEIIIPEPFYANYNGFSIASGVKVVPVISSIDDNFALPKIEDFEKLITPKTKAILICNPGNPTGYLYSKEEIQKLKEIVLKHDLFLIADEVYREFAYDGAEHHSILKEDGLDKNAIVIDSVSKRYSMCGARIGCIVSRNQEFVQTAIKFAQARLSPPTYALIASEAALDTPQSYFDDVIEEYVERRNTLISELEKIEGVKVAKPKGAFYCIAELPVENSEDFAQWILESFNHNNETVMVAPAGGFYSTKGEGKNQVRIAYVLNKEDLKRCVAILKAALEAYNK, encoded by the coding sequence AAAAGTTTTCCATTTAAATATCGGTCAGCCAGATATTAAAACTCCTCAGGTAGCATTAGATGCTGTAAAAAATAATAATATTGAAGTATTATCTTATGCCAGATCTGAAGGTTCTGAAACGTATAGAAACAAACTTTCTGAATACTACGATAAAAATGGTATTTCTGTAACTGCAAACGATATTATTGCAACTACAGGTGGATCTGAAGCTTTATTATTTACTATTGGTAGTATTACTGATCCGGGAGATGAAATTATTATTCCTGAACCTTTTTATGCTAACTACAATGGTTTTTCTATTGCTTCTGGAGTAAAAGTAGTTCCTGTAATTTCTTCTATCGACGATAACTTTGCTTTACCAAAGATTGAAGATTTTGAAAAGTTAATTACTCCAAAGACTAAAGCAATTTTAATCTGTAATCCTGGAAATCCAACGGGATATTTATACAGTAAAGAAGAAATTCAAAAGTTAAAAGAAATTGTTCTTAAACACGATCTATTTTTAATAGCTGATGAAGTTTATAGAGAATTTGCATACGATGGTGCAGAACATCATTCTATTTTAAAAGAAGATGGTTTAGACAAAAATGCTATCGTTATAGATTCTGTTTCGAAGCGTTACAGTATGTGTGGTGCAAGAATTGGATGCATTGTTTCTAGAAACCAAGAATTTGTTCAAACTGCAATTAAATTTGCACAAGCAAGATTAAGTCCGCCTACTTATGCTTTAATCGCTAGTGAAGCAGCTTTAGATACGCCTCAAAGTTATTTTGACGATGTTATTGAAGAATATGTAGAACGTAGAAATACACTAATTTCTGAGTTAGAAAAAATCGAAGGTGTAAAAGTAGCCAAACCAAAGGGTGCTTTTTATTGTATTGCCGAGTTACCAGTTGAAAACTCAGAAGATTTTGCACAGTGGATTTTAGAAAGTTTTAATCATAATAATGAAACTGTAATGGTTGCTCCTGCTGGAGGTTTTTATTCTACCAAAGGAGAAGGAAAAAATCAGGTTCGTATTGCCTATGTTTTAAACAAAGAAGATTTAAAACGTTGTGTCGCTATTTTAAAAGCAGCTTTAGAAGCTTACAATAAATAA
- a CDS encoding carboxypeptidase-like regulatory domain-containing protein, which produces MKRNKSFFIVLSLSIFIFTRCISFNNDNQPRIEGDIIDEAGNPITHVELFYRDSLISTKTDANGHYQFNTSRTLFLKFKKEGYHTRSAKIENFSENEQYHFRDVVLKKKGTNTIEYEKISLNKKHENVPAEFSGKVENLFSNPLQNVTVTLTDSLKKEKIVSSHFRFKKYRTNFILEKEGYDTVDVSIPYYKSKDHNITLINKDQKKQGIYLVKSNELIPLPQAKLLYTTEKKIGRILWGGNFGYNIRKFFYPKKIKEFKIEKDSLIRFIVFDPVFASYLYKAKENDNYLGTADYKYSASPISKGYVDTEVVYPNKESFYYRGKNKARVIEFTPDSTGNYVFINSQTKKGYYFSY; this is translated from the coding sequence ATGAAAAGAAATAAAAGTTTTTTTATTGTACTCTCTCTTTCTATTTTCATTTTTACGAGATGTATTTCATTCAACAATGATAATCAACCACGAATTGAAGGTGATATAATTGATGAAGCAGGAAATCCAATAACGCATGTAGAACTATTTTACAGAGATTCTTTGATTTCAACAAAGACAGATGCTAATGGTCATTATCAATTTAATACATCAAGAACTCTTTTCTTAAAGTTTAAAAAAGAAGGATATCACACTAGATCTGCTAAAATTGAAAACTTTTCTGAAAATGAACAGTATCATTTCAGAGATGTTGTATTAAAGAAAAAAGGAACAAATACTATCGAATATGAGAAAATTTCTCTAAATAAAAAACACGAAAATGTACCTGCCGAATTCTCCGGAAAAGTAGAAAATCTTTTTTCCAATCCATTACAAAATGTAACAGTTACTTTAACAGACTCTCTTAAAAAAGAAAAAATAGTTTCATCACATTTTAGATTTAAAAAATATCGAACGAATTTTATATTAGAAAAAGAAGGTTACGATACAGTAGATGTTTCTATACCATATTATAAAAGTAAAGACCATAACATTACACTAATAAATAAAGATCAAAAGAAACAAGGTATTTATCTTGTAAAATCTAATGAACTAATACCTTTACCACAGGCTAAATTATTATATACAACCGAGAAAAAAATAGGAAGAATATTGTGGGGTGGAAATTTTGGATACAATATTAGAAAGTTTTTCTATCCTAAAAAAATAAAAGAATTTAAAATAGAAAAGGATAGTTTAATTCGTTTTATTGTTTTCGATCCTGTTTTTGCTTCGTATTTATACAAGGCAAAAGAGAATGATAATTATTTAGGCACGGCAGATTATAAATACAGTGCTTCTCCAATTTCAAAAGGATATGTAGATACTGAGGTGGTTTATCCAAATAAAGAATCTTTTTACTACAGAGGGAAAAATAAAGCTCGTGTAATAGAGTTTACTCCAGATTCAACGGGTAATTATGTTTTTATCAATTCACAAACTAAAAAGGGATACTATTTTTCATATTGA
- the murB gene encoding UDP-N-acetylmuramate dehydrogenase, producing MEIQQNISLKNYNTFGIDVNAKRFISIRSVHELQQLVVKEKSIFLISGGSNMLLTKDIDDLVVHINTEGICIDREDENSVYLTVNSGENWHDFVLWCIDQNYGGIENLSLIPGNVGTCPIQNIGAYGVEVKDVITKVEAVSIETGKLVQFSNTECKFGYRNSIFKNEVKGKYIITSVSFKLTKKDHVLNTSYGAIETELASKNITNPTIKNVSDAVIAIRQSKLPDPKEIGNSGSFFKNPVISISLFENLKEQFPNIPSYPVSDEEIKVPAGWLIEQSGFKGKRFGDYGVHEKQALVLVNYGNASGKDIYKLAQQIQNTIKENFKIDLEIEVNVI from the coding sequence TTGGAAATTCAACAAAATATATCACTAAAGAATTATAATACGTTTGGCATTGATGTTAATGCCAAACGTTTTATTTCTATCCGTTCTGTTCATGAACTGCAACAACTTGTAGTAAAGGAAAAATCTATTTTTTTAATTTCTGGAGGAAGCAATATGTTATTGACTAAAGATATTGATGATTTAGTTGTGCATATCAATACCGAAGGAATTTGTATTGATAGAGAAGATGAAAACTCAGTTTATCTTACAGTAAATTCAGGAGAAAACTGGCACGATTTTGTTTTGTGGTGTATTGACCAAAACTATGGTGGAATTGAAAATTTATCTTTAATTCCAGGTAATGTAGGTACATGTCCTATTCAAAATATTGGTGCATATGGTGTTGAAGTTAAAGATGTAATTACAAAAGTAGAAGCTGTTTCGATAGAAACAGGAAAACTAGTTCAATTTTCGAACACTGAATGTAAATTTGGTTATCGTAATTCTATTTTTAAGAATGAAGTTAAAGGAAAGTATATTATTACTTCTGTAAGTTTTAAATTGACAAAGAAAGATCATGTGCTTAATACTTCTTATGGTGCTATTGAAACTGAACTTGCCTCTAAAAACATTACAAATCCTACAATTAAAAACGTCTCTGATGCTGTAATAGCGATTAGACAGTCAAAACTACCAGATCCTAAAGAAATTGGAAATAGCGGTAGTTTTTTTAAAAATCCAGTGATTTCTATAAGTCTTTTTGAGAATTTAAAAGAGCAATTCCCAAATATTCCTAGTTATCCAGTTTCTGATGAAGAAATTAAAGTCCCAGCTGGTTGGTTAATTGAACAAAGTGGATTTAAAGGGAAACGTTTTGGTGATTATGGTGTTCATGAAAAGCAAGCCTTAGTTTTAGTGAACTATGGAAATGCTTCTGGTAAAGATATTTATAAACTTGCGCAACAAATACAAAACACTATCAAAGAGAACTTTAAAATTGATTTAGAAATTGAAGTGAATGTTATCTAA